From one Acidobacteriota bacterium genomic stretch:
- a CDS encoding YraN family protein — MGHSPLPGTSPRSLRTAWIGLQQRILRSFARRSRLRSRLPDHLATGRDGEREALFYLRRIGYTVVARRWRNPKLRGDLDLVAWDNNTGDRATLCFIEIKTRTRHDAVPAEMAVDDDKQQTLRQLARSYMRRLPKAAQQAPMRFDVLSVYLEPAGQGRSETRHPETNDGNAMPDFVLNKGAFQWA; from the coding sequence ATGGGACACTCCCCACTCCCAGGCACTTCGCCGCGTTCTTTGCGCACAGCGTGGATCGGCCTCCAGCAACGCATCCTCCGCAGCTTCGCTCGCAGATCGCGCTTGCGCAGCCGGCTCCCCGATCATCTTGCGACGGGGAGAGACGGCGAACGCGAAGCCCTCTTCTACCTTCGCCGGATAGGCTACACCGTTGTTGCACGGCGCTGGCGCAACCCCAAGCTGCGCGGCGATCTCGACCTGGTCGCATGGGACAACAACACAGGCGACCGCGCCACACTCTGCTTCATCGAGATCAAGACGCGCACACGCCACGACGCCGTTCCCGCCGAGATGGCCGTCGACGATGACAAGCAGCAGACGCTTCGTCAGCTAGCCCGCTCTTACATGCGCAGGCTGCCCAAAGCGGCGCAGCAGGCGCCGATGCGCTTCGACGTGCTCTCCGTCTATTTGGAACCGGCTGGCCAGGGCCGCTCCGAAACACGCCATCCCGAGACGAATGATGGGAACGCAATGCCTGACTTTGTCCTTAATAAAGGAGCCTTCCAATGGGCGTGA
- a CDS encoding DinB family protein, translating to MTVIPAWFDRKFDFTFPAELLPNLVARLRGTPARLDEALRNRPQSVLTEKPGEKWSPQEHAGHLVDLEPLWLTRVNDFATGSAELTPTDLQNRRTHDANHNARPLEDILFNFRTHRVQLIRRIEQLQGNSGEAAFTRTIPHPRLKTPMRLVDHLYFVAEHDDHHLAGIWQLVGNRPL from the coding sequence ATGACTGTGATACCTGCCTGGTTTGATAGAAAGTTCGACTTCACCTTTCCCGCCGAGCTTCTGCCCAACCTCGTCGCGCGCCTCCGCGGAACGCCCGCCCGCCTCGACGAAGCTCTCCGCAACCGCCCGCAGAGCGTCCTCACCGAAAAGCCCGGCGAGAAATGGTCGCCGCAGGAGCACGCTGGACACCTCGTCGATCTCGAACCCCTCTGGCTCACCCGCGTCAACGACTTCGCCACCGGCTCCGCCGAGCTGACGCCGACCGATCTCCAGAACCGCCGCACCCACGACGCCAACCACAACGCGCGTCCGCTTGAGGACATCCTCTTCAACTTCCGCACCCATCGCGTCCAGCTGATCCGCCGTATCGAGCAGCTTCAGGGCAATAGCGGCGAGGCGGCCTTCACCCGCACCATCCCGCACCCGCGCCTGAAGACGCCCATGCGACTCGTCGACCATCTCTACTTCGTCGCCGAACACGACGACCATCACCTCGCCGGGATATGGCAACTCGTCGGCAACCGTCCACTTTGA
- a CDS encoding DinB family protein produces MGVTYTQPTDPERLDPVELSERLSSVIRSAVPWLAILSEADSMVPERAGKWSAKEIIGHLTDSAVNNLSRMVRMQIGPERLPGYAQDAWVELQRYRERGWSEVLALWFALNEHIAWTIRHIDRSSLINQASVAGEIVSLGFLIEDYIAHMDHHLAALKAWSRPGEA; encoded by the coding sequence ATGGGCGTGACCTACACCCAGCCAACCGACCCTGAACGGCTCGACCCCGTCGAACTCAGCGAACGGCTCTCGTCCGTCATCCGCTCCGCCGTTCCCTGGCTGGCCATTCTCTCCGAGGCCGACTCCATGGTGCCGGAACGCGCAGGCAAGTGGTCGGCAAAGGAGATCATCGGCCATCTCACCGACTCCGCCGTCAACAATCTCTCCCGCATGGTCCGTATGCAGATCGGCCCCGAGCGTCTGCCGGGCTATGCGCAGGACGCATGGGTCGAGCTCCAGCGTTACCGTGAACGTGGATGGTCTGAGGTGCTCGCCCTCTGGTTCGCGCTGAACGAACACATCGCCTGGACCATCCGTCATATCGACCGCAGCAGCCTTATAAACCAGGCATCAGTCGCCGGGGAGATCGTCTCCCTCGGCTTCCTGATCGAGGACTACATCGCCCACATGGACCATCATCTGGCCGCTCTCAAGGCATGGTCACGACCGGGAGAAGCGTAA
- a CDS encoding SDR family oxidoreductase, translated as MPEPNRYATYPSLRDRVVLVTGGATGIGESIVEAFARQHSRVAFLDIDDTAASRLIERLAAAGLPRPLFLHCDLTDIKALRFAIRAVEDELGAVEVLVNNAANDARHTLEEVTPESFDRSIAVNLRHQFFAVQAVAEGMKRLGRGSIINMSSISWVIPSTGLPIYITAKAAVVGMTRTLAHELGAHNIRVNAVLPGAILTEKQQRLWLTEEYKAEVLEAQALKRHLYPGEVARLVLFLAADDSAAITNQSCVIDGGWI; from the coding sequence ATGCCTGAACCAAACCGCTACGCCACCTATCCCAGCCTGCGCGACCGCGTCGTCCTCGTCACCGGAGGAGCCACCGGCATCGGCGAATCCATCGTTGAAGCCTTCGCCCGCCAGCACTCCCGCGTCGCCTTTCTGGACATAGACGACACCGCCGCTTCGAGGCTGATCGAGCGCCTCGCCGCCGCCGGGCTTCCGAGACCGCTTTTTCTGCACTGCGACCTCACGGACATCAAGGCATTGCGGTTTGCGATTCGCGCAGTGGAGGATGAGCTTGGCGCCGTCGAGGTGCTCGTCAACAACGCGGCAAACGACGCCCGCCACACCCTCGAGGAGGTCACGCCCGAGTCCTTCGACCGCAGCATAGCCGTCAACCTGCGGCATCAGTTCTTCGCGGTGCAGGCCGTGGCCGAAGGCATGAAGCGCCTGGGCCGAGGCTCGATCATCAACATGAGCTCGATCAGCTGGGTCATTCCTTCGACCGGCCTGCCCATCTATATCACCGCTAAAGCCGCCGTCGTCGGCATGACACGCACCCTCGCGCACGAACTCGGCGCGCACAACATTCGCGTCAACGCCGTCCTCCCCGGGGCCATCCTCACCGAAAAGCAGCAGCGCCTCTGGCTCACGGAAGAGTACAAGGCCGAGGTGCTCGAAGCGCAGGCGCTCAAACGCCACCTCTACCCTGGCGAGGTCGCGCGCCTCGTTCTCTTCCTCGCCGCTGACGACTCAGCCGCTATCACCAACCAGAGCTGCGTCATCGACGGCGGCTGGATCTAG
- a CDS encoding tannase/feruloyl esterase family alpha/beta hydrolase, protein MLKTTSVHCVLARGARTALLTCAALSTGWSAWAAAQTPEAASERATIQMRAAAGTREACEALRGLRLEDTTIEVAGMVDPGAFTPPGAATPLRNLPRFCRVIAESRPAVRFEVWLPQQKWTGRIEVVGNGGMAGTINYGGMATALRRGNATASTDTGHVAQPGNGFDASWSIDRPDLVEDFGHRALHLTTVHGKRIIAAYYGRSAEHSYYVGCSKGGGQGLMEAQRYPADFDGIVAGDPAYNWTHLYAGAHLYYSQVLLKDPDSYIQPAKVKLLADAVNRQCDAKDGFEDGVVEDPLSCKVDLKEIACTPGQDTGTCFTPKQIESVKKIWAGSKDENGRQIFPGILPGGEAGSGGWSAWLTGSAPKKGTHYKAADGFFRYMVMGDEKYDALSFDYDRERDRKMLERLVPALNADNPDLRPFMRRGGKLLLYHGLSDPDISAVNTINYYQRVEDVTGLNTRTFARLFLVPGMQHCSGGPGTDQFDAVAAIVRWVEEGEAPDKIVASHLTHGAVDRSRPLCPYPQTAAYSGTGSADDATSFTCKVPGTAQKKAHTEAKGR, encoded by the coding sequence ATGCTGAAGACCACGAGCGTACATTGTGTCCTTGCAAGGGGAGCACGAACAGCTCTTCTCACCTGCGCGGCCCTCTCCACCGGGTGGAGCGCCTGGGCTGCCGCGCAGACACCGGAAGCCGCGTCCGAGCGCGCCACCATCCAGATGCGCGCCGCCGCCGGGACGCGCGAGGCCTGCGAAGCGTTGCGTGGCCTGCGGCTCGAAGACACCACCATCGAGGTCGCCGGCATGGTCGACCCGGGGGCCTTCACTCCGCCCGGAGCGGCTACGCCGCTGCGCAACCTCCCCCGCTTCTGCCGTGTCATCGCCGAGTCGCGCCCTGCCGTTCGCTTCGAGGTCTGGCTGCCCCAGCAGAAGTGGACCGGCCGCATCGAGGTCGTCGGGAACGGCGGCATGGCCGGCACCATCAACTATGGCGGCATGGCCACCGCGCTGCGCCGCGGCAACGCCACCGCCAGCACCGACACCGGACACGTCGCCCAGCCCGGCAACGGCTTCGACGCAAGCTGGTCGATCGACCGCCCCGACCTGGTCGAAGACTTCGGGCACCGCGCCCTGCACCTGACCACCGTTCATGGCAAGCGGATCATCGCCGCCTACTACGGCCGATCGGCGGAGCACTCCTACTACGTCGGCTGCTCCAAGGGCGGCGGCCAGGGACTGATGGAGGCGCAGCGCTATCCCGCCGACTTCGACGGCATCGTCGCCGGCGACCCCGCCTACAACTGGACCCATCTCTACGCGGGCGCACATCTCTACTACTCGCAGGTGCTGCTCAAGGACCCCGACAGCTACATCCAGCCCGCCAAGGTCAAGCTGCTCGCCGATGCCGTCAACCGGCAGTGCGACGCCAAAGACGGCTTCGAGGACGGTGTCGTCGAAGACCCGCTCTCCTGCAAAGTCGACCTCAAGGAGATCGCCTGCACCCCTGGCCAGGACACCGGCACCTGCTTCACACCCAAACAGATCGAGTCCGTCAAAAAGATCTGGGCAGGTTCAAAGGACGAAAACGGCCGCCAGATATTTCCCGGTATCCTTCCCGGCGGCGAAGCCGGCTCCGGGGGATGGTCAGCCTGGCTCACCGGTTCCGCTCCGAAGAAAGGAACCCACTACAAGGCCGCCGACGGCTTCTTCCGCTATATGGTCATGGGCGACGAGAAGTACGACGCCCTCAGCTTCGACTACGACCGCGAGCGCGACCGCAAGATGCTCGAGCGGCTCGTCCCCGCCCTCAACGCCGACAACCCCGACCTGCGGCCCTTCATGCGCCGCGGCGGCAAGCTGCTCCTCTACCACGGCCTCAGCGACCCCGACATCTCCGCCGTCAATACCATCAACTACTACCAGCGCGTGGAAGACGTCACGGGGCTCAACACCCGGACCTTCGCGCGTCTGTTCCTCGTACCCGGTATGCAGCACTGTAGCGGTGGCCCCGGCACCGACCAGTTCGACGCCGTCGCCGCCATCGTGCGCTGGGTCGAAGAGGGCGAAGCCCCGGACAAGATCGTCGCCTCACATCTGACGCACGGCGCCGTCGACCGCTCCCGCCCGCTGTGCCCGTATCCGCAGACGGCCGCCTACTCCGGCACAGGGAGTGCCGACGACGCCACCAGCTTCACCTGCAAAGTCCCCGGCACCGCACAAAAGAAGGCCCACACCGAAGCCAAAGGAAGATAA
- a CDS encoding cupin domain-containing protein, translating into MNKSEKIEILGVEMEWKLTDADTGNRYCVLEATVPPGVVVPPHRHPDHEAYFILEGAPEFASERPNGLEWCFSTPGEMVDIPPMAVHGFRNPTRSDVRMLITCTPNLGRFFEEAGLPFQRESPYRFTVPSTEQVERVLEIGERYGHVFSSERPGRCTVSPRHHALDRLLTHPMLPDLNRAYLF; encoded by the coding sequence ATGAACAAATCCGAGAAGATAGAAATCCTCGGCGTTGAGATGGAGTGGAAACTCACCGACGCCGATACAGGCAATCGATACTGCGTACTCGAGGCCACGGTTCCCCCGGGCGTCGTTGTACCTCCGCATCGTCACCCCGACCACGAGGCATACTTCATCCTTGAGGGAGCGCCGGAGTTCGCCTCCGAGCGCCCGAACGGACTGGAGTGGTGCTTCTCTACCCCAGGCGAGATGGTCGACATCCCGCCCATGGCCGTACACGGCTTTCGCAACCCCACCAGGTCCGACGTTCGGATGCTGATCACCTGCACACCCAACCTCGGCCGCTTCTTTGAAGAAGCCGGCCTGCCCTTCCAGCGCGAGAGCCCCTACCGGTTTACCGTACCGTCGACGGAGCAGGTCGAGCGCGTCCTCGAGATCGGCGAGCGCTACGGGCATGTCTTTTCGTCGGAGAGACCCGGCCGGTGCACCGTCAGCCCGCGTCACCACGCGCTCGACCGCCTGCTGACGCACCCGATGCTGCCGGACCTGAACCGCGCTTACCTGTTTTAG
- a CDS encoding CPBP family intramembrane metalloprotease: MVELAASALTFGLILAFARWDRLRLDSIGLGRSGRTAPRLALGALIGFTLGAAQALISHALGHTLWVRSSSFPLGPLAIATLAFLFGALREELAFHAYPLFRLDRDLGPWPALLIATAVFAAEHVAGGVTWFHAITGAGVGGLFFGLLALITRGIAMPIGAHAALNLSLWLFGAKDDSGLFHIAAQPGFERSIESNTTTAYILVMGIAIAAALIYWRTATKPGAPSLPRSG; the protein is encoded by the coding sequence ATGGTCGAGCTCGCAGCCAGCGCTCTTACCTTCGGCCTCATCCTCGCCTTCGCGCGATGGGACCGTCTCCGCCTCGACAGCATCGGTCTTGGCCGCAGCGGTCGTACCGCACCGCGTTTAGCACTTGGAGCGCTCATCGGCTTCACTCTCGGCGCCGCACAGGCCCTCATCTCGCACGCGCTCGGACACACGCTCTGGGTTCGCTCATCTTCCTTCCCGCTCGGTCCGCTCGCTATCGCTACGCTTGCCTTCCTCTTCGGAGCGCTCCGCGAAGAGCTTGCCTTCCACGCCTACCCGCTCTTCCGCCTCGACCGCGACCTCGGCCCCTGGCCCGCGCTGCTCATCGCCACGGCCGTCTTTGCCGCCGAGCACGTCGCTGGCGGCGTCACCTGGTTCCACGCCATCACAGGAGCGGGCGTCGGAGGCCTCTTCTTCGGCCTCCTCGCGCTCATCACCCGAGGCATCGCCATGCCCATCGGCGCTCATGCCGCGCTGAACCTCTCCCTGTGGCTCTTCGGAGCGAAAGATGACTCCGGCCTCTTCCACATCGCAGCTCAGCCCGGCTTCGAGCGAAGCATCGAGAGCAATACCACCACCGCCTACATCCTCGTCATGGGCATCGCAATCGCAGCCGCCCTCATCTACTGGCGGACCGCTACAAAACCGGGTGCCCCATCTTTGCCGCGCAGCGGCTAA
- a CDS encoding TetR/AcrR family transcriptional regulator translates to MSLATPTLRDRQTAATREQILEVAMQQLGQGPRGTFSHESIAEVAGMGARTVYRHFPDRASLLHALWDRLREATRVSFPTSEREILPMARAVFQEFDANETLVRAVLTSPAGTEVRERGGVEGRAAFEQAMAPLLDGVPEPERSRIVAVFVAIYSAQFWNLLRERGKLSGPDAQEAVVWALSSLLRATKVSPK, encoded by the coding sequence ATGAGTTTGGCTACACCCACCCTTCGCGATCGACAGACTGCCGCCACCCGTGAGCAGATTCTTGAGGTCGCCATGCAGCAGCTAGGCCAGGGACCGCGCGGCACCTTCTCGCATGAGTCCATCGCCGAGGTTGCAGGCATGGGTGCGCGTACCGTCTATCGCCACTTCCCCGACCGCGCCAGCCTGCTGCACGCATTGTGGGACCGTCTCCGCGAGGCCACCAGGGTCAGCTTCCCCACTTCGGAGCGCGAGATCCTGCCCATGGCCCGCGCCGTCTTTCAGGAGTTCGACGCCAACGAGACCCTTGTTCGCGCCGTGCTCACATCGCCAGCCGGAACCGAGGTCCGCGAACGTGGAGGCGTCGAAGGACGCGCCGCATTCGAGCAGGCCATGGCTCCTTTACTCGACGGCGTGCCCGAGCCCGAACGCTCGCGCATCGTTGCCGTCTTCGTTGCAATCTACAGCGCTCAATTCTGGAACCTGCTTCGCGAGCGCGGTAAGTTATCGGGCCCCGACGCACAGGAAGCCGTTGTATGGGCCCTCTCCTCTCTCCTGCGCGCCACAAAAGTTAGTCCGAAGTAG
- the sugE gene encoding quaternary ammonium compound efflux SMR transporter SugE — MSSNWVILVIAGLLEVCWSVGLKYTNGFTRLRPTIFTVSTLCASMYLLAKASQGLPIGTAYGVWVGIGALGAALLGIVLFDEPASAARIGFLALLLISIVGLKVTSHT; from the coding sequence ATGTCTTCTAACTGGGTCATCCTTGTCATCGCCGGTCTACTTGAGGTGTGCTGGTCCGTCGGGCTGAAGTACACCAACGGCTTCACCCGTCTGCGTCCAACCATCTTTACCGTGTCAACGCTTTGCGCGAGCATGTACCTGCTGGCAAAGGCGAGCCAGGGTCTGCCTATCGGGACGGCCTACGGTGTGTGGGTCGGCATCGGGGCGCTGGGCGCGGCCCTCCTGGGGATCGTCCTCTTCGACGAACCGGCATCCGCCGCGCGCATCGGCTTCCTGGCGCTGTTGCTGATCTCCATCGTCGGCCTGAAGGTGACAAGCCACACCTGA
- a CDS encoding FAD-dependent oxidoreductase, which translates to MNRKRRHLRQSRWIQLLAIGACCVTGLYGETAGGNHTLLDAMRVSAEGDAAQALVTPAAGPVRQVRCDIVIVGAGLGGVSAALAAGDHSVCMTEPTMWVGGQATSQGVSAFDDNKWINTTGGTTSYLALSNSIRRHYAAFRRDTSQTVEQSISIQGPMSNPGGCWVGRLCFEPEPTAKILMDMLEPSVRSGRVQLWLHTVPVEVTRRGATIRSVLAYDFERSQWLRLEGRYFIEASELGNFLRLSGLPFRTGAESQAETHERDAPAQADPHAAQSFTYPFIFERRPSPEGTDEPKPPAYESFLKHYSLTIDYGHGKLLTYGVFEARPKMPGSFWVYRRSIDASRFNPQAFPYDRSMINWNSNDHCDANLLGDDPLLQARALQDGKRASLGFAWWIRHAVPRDDHSGAGYPELAVLPHAMGTSDGLSQHPYIRESRRIVPLRTIVEEDLAVDFQPGSRAAHYPDSVGIGWYPIDIHSCEHKDFTSQTRPYEIPLGALIARDATNLMAVGKTIGATHITNGAYRLHPTEWSTGEAAGATLAWSLDHAVTPRRLDADPSQLAKLQRELVQRGHPVFWYDDVPVDSEDFAAMQMGGARHWWAPDSQTLHGNPESPVTKGEIASPLHIQASPDTDTAQWDDLRRAGERVGSRSGTITRRELASWMLERMDARSGGRPGNK; encoded by the coding sequence GTGAACAGGAAGAGAAGGCATCTGCGGCAATCGCGTTGGATCCAACTACTGGCAATCGGCGCATGTTGCGTCACAGGTCTCTATGGCGAGACGGCGGGCGGCAACCACACGCTGCTCGATGCCATGCGCGTCTCTGCCGAAGGCGATGCAGCACAGGCCCTGGTCACACCCGCCGCCGGACCCGTGCGTCAGGTCCGCTGCGACATCGTCATCGTCGGCGCGGGGCTTGGCGGAGTCAGCGCTGCCCTTGCCGCCGGCGATCACAGCGTCTGTATGACCGAGCCCACCATGTGGGTGGGTGGCCAGGCGACCTCGCAGGGAGTCTCCGCCTTCGACGACAACAAGTGGATCAACACGACCGGCGGCACGACCTCCTATCTCGCACTCAGCAACTCCATCCGCAGACACTACGCCGCGTTTCGCCGCGACACCTCGCAGACCGTCGAGCAATCGATCTCGATCCAGGGGCCGATGTCGAACCCCGGCGGCTGCTGGGTCGGCCGCCTCTGCTTTGAACCCGAACCAACGGCCAAGATCCTCATGGACATGCTCGAGCCTTCGGTTCGCAGCGGAAGAGTTCAACTGTGGCTCCATACCGTTCCCGTCGAAGTCACGCGCCGGGGCGCGACGATTCGCAGTGTGCTGGCATACGACTTCGAGCGCTCGCAGTGGCTGCGGCTCGAGGGCAGATACTTCATCGAGGCCAGCGAGCTGGGCAACTTCCTCCGCCTCAGCGGCCTGCCCTTCCGCACCGGGGCCGAGTCGCAGGCCGAGACGCACGAGCGCGACGCCCCCGCGCAGGCCGACCCGCACGCCGCGCAGAGCTTCACCTACCCGTTCATCTTCGAGCGCCGCCCATCGCCCGAGGGCACAGACGAGCCGAAGCCCCCCGCATATGAGAGCTTCCTCAAGCACTACAGCCTTACCATCGACTACGGCCACGGCAAGCTGCTGACCTACGGCGTCTTCGAGGCGCGGCCAAAGATGCCGGGCTCATTCTGGGTCTATCGCCGGTCTATCGACGCCTCGCGCTTCAACCCGCAGGCCTTTCCCTACGACCGCAGCATGATCAACTGGAACAGCAACGATCACTGCGACGCGAACCTGCTGGGCGACGATCCTCTGCTCCAGGCCCGCGCCTTGCAGGACGGCAAGCGCGCCTCTCTCGGCTTCGCCTGGTGGATTCGTCATGCCGTTCCGCGCGACGACCACTCCGGCGCAGGCTATCCCGAACTCGCCGTTCTTCCGCACGCCATGGGAACCAGCGACGGACTCTCGCAGCATCCATACATCCGCGAGTCGCGCCGCATCGTCCCTCTGCGCACCATCGTTGAAGAAGACCTTGCAGTCGATTTCCAACCCGGCTCGCGCGCGGCGCACTACCCGGACTCGGTCGGCATCGGCTGGTATCCCATCGACATCCATAGCTGCGAGCACAAGGACTTCACCTCACAGACCAGGCCCTACGAGATTCCGCTTGGAGCGCTGATCGCGCGGGACGCAACCAACCTGATGGCCGTCGGCAAGACCATCGGAGCCACGCATATCACCAACGGCGCCTATCGCCTGCACCCCACCGAGTGGTCGACGGGCGAAGCCGCCGGAGCAACACTGGCGTGGTCGCTCGACCATGCCGTCACCCCTCGCAGGCTCGACGCCGATCCATCGCAACTGGCAAAACTGCAACGAGAGCTGGTCCAGCGTGGGCACCCCGTCTTCTGGTACGACGATGTGCCCGTTGACTCAGAAGACTTCGCCGCCATGCAGATGGGTGGCGCGCGCCATTGGTGGGCCCCCGACAGCCAGACGCTTCACGGCAACCCCGAAAGCCCCGTAACCAAAGGAGAAATCGCCAGCCCGCTGCACATCCAGGCATCTCCCGATACTGACACTGCACAGTGGGACGATCTGCGTCGCGCGGGAGAGCGTGTCGGCTCACGCTCGGGAACCATCACGAGAAGAGAACTTGCATCGTGGATGCTTGAACGGATGGACGCGCGTTCCGGCGGCAGGCCAGGCAATAAATAA